The Paenibacillus amylolyticus genome contains the following window.
TGTACAATGCACTTGAGTCGGGTGGCACCTATATAGTGTCGGGCATCTGGAAGAATAAAGAACAAGTGGTGCATGATGCTCTGGTAGCCTCCGGGTTTGAAGTGAGTGCCATCCACCGTGATGAGGATTGGCTCGCGTTTGTAGCCAGAAAGGGGTAACGTATGGACTTTTGGAATTCGTTCTTTCGTTATCCGATCGATCAGCTTCCGTTTTTCCTGCTGACGATCCTGATCGCATTTACGGTGCATGAATTCTCGCATGCGTATTTTGCCAACAAATTCGGTGATCCGACAGCCAAGCTATTGGGTCGGGTCACACTGAATCCGGTTGTACACTTTGACTTGTTTGGTGTACTGCTGCTCATTATTGCCGGCTTTGGTTGGGCGCGTCCGGTCCCGGTTAATCGTGCGAATTTCGACAAGCCGAGACTGATGGGCATCATCGTATCTGCTGCAGGGCCTCTGAGTAACTTGTTGCTGGCCATCATCGGTACAATCATCTATGCTTCATTGGTTGGTTCGGGAGCACTCGGCGGTAT
Protein-coding sequences here:
- a CDS encoding site-2 protease family protein, coding for MDFWNSFFRYPIDQLPFFLLTILIAFTVHEFSHAYFANKFGDPTAKLLGRVTLNPVVHFDLFGVLLLIIAGFGWARPVPVNRANFDKPRLMGIIVSAAGPLSNLLLAIIGTIIYASLVGSGALGGIDNERLLTAITTFFAIFNLTNFFLFLFNLIPLPPLDGYRILEDVLPPSISRKLQGVEQWSVFIFLLILVIPPLQNMTIQPLYEFAQTMYVDLAKVIIELYR